One window from the genome of Paraconexibacter algicola encodes:
- a CDS encoding winged helix-turn-helix domain-containing protein — translation MSAPADEPFAVGPLELRPAEFTALAAGRRVPLTVREFELLHELARRPDRVVQRAELYDLVWGGPMTYRDRSVDVFVRKVRTKLTSVCPDWVFIHTHFGIGYRLSPERVVLGPAATDQGRDAARP, via the coding sequence GTGAGCGCGCCGGCGGACGAGCCGTTCGCGGTCGGGCCGCTGGAGCTGCGCCCGGCCGAGTTCACGGCGCTGGCGGCGGGCCGGCGCGTGCCGCTGACCGTCCGCGAGTTCGAGCTGCTGCACGAGCTGGCGCGTCGCCCGGATCGGGTGGTGCAGCGTGCCGAGCTGTACGACCTCGTGTGGGGCGGGCCGATGACCTACCGCGACCGCTCGGTCGACGTGTTCGTGCGCAAGGTCCGCACGAAGCTCACGTCGGTGTGCCCGGACTGGGTGTTCATCCACACGCACTTCGGGATCGGCTACCGCCTGTCCCCGGAGCGCGTCGTGCTCGGTCCGGCGGCGACCGATCAGGGACGCGACGCGGCGCGCCCCTGA